A part of Candidatus Bathyarchaeota archaeon genomic DNA contains:
- the rpiA gene encoding ribose-5-phosphate isomerase RpiA, translating to MKDNQTLDPITLQKKNAALRAVEHVKDGCVVGLGSGSTAAFAIQAIGERMKTQGIYVLGVPTSYQAFLLAVECGIPLTTLDEHPVVDVTIDGADQLTSELFLIKGGGAALAREKIVAASSKQNIIIADEKKLVSKLGANNQFVPVEVLPFALPLAKRKIAMLGGNPITREGKGKLGPVITDNGNAVLDVFFGEIADPASLAVKVKMVAGVVETGFFVGLTDFAYIGTAEGVKQLSVARSSVV from the coding sequence TTGAAGGATAACCAAACCCTAGATCCAATTACATTACAGAAGAAAAATGCGGCTCTCAGAGCCGTTGAGCACGTTAAAGACGGCTGTGTTGTGGGCTTAGGCAGCGGTAGCACCGCGGCTTTTGCGATACAAGCCATAGGTGAACGCATGAAAACTCAGGGCATATATGTGCTGGGTGTGCCCACGTCTTATCAGGCTTTTCTGTTGGCGGTGGAATGCGGCATACCCTTAACCACCCTTGATGAGCATCCCGTGGTCGATGTCACCATCGATGGCGCAGACCAGCTTACCAGCGAGCTTTTCCTGATTAAAGGCGGTGGAGCAGCGCTTGCACGCGAAAAAATCGTGGCTGCCTCAAGCAAACAAAACATCATCATCGCCGACGAGAAGAAACTGGTCTCCAAACTTGGCGCTAACAACCAGTTTGTGCCCGTTGAGGTTTTGCCCTTTGCGCTGCCTCTTGCCAAACGCAAAATCGCAATGCTCGGCGGCAACCCCATAACACGGGAAGGCAAGGGCAAGCTGGGACCAGTCATAACTGACAACGGCAACGCAGTGCTCGACGTGTTCTTCGGCGAAATCGCTGATCCCGCATCGTTGGCGGTTAAGGTCAAGATGGTTGCGGGTGTGGTGGAAACCGGCTTTTTTGTGGGGCTAACCGATTTTGCCTACATCGGAACCGCAGAGGGCGTAAAGCAGCTTTCCGTAGCCCGCAGCTCTGTTGTGTGA
- a CDS encoding NADH-quinone oxidoreductase subunit H → MTDLTLVLYGILNVAFTVMLAPLFISLIKKVKAFAQKRQGPPLLQTYRNLAKLFKKETVYSENSSWIMRITPLINIAALLVASLFVPMLVIPHPTDLVGNIILFIYLLALAKFFMALSGLDAGSTFGGMGSSREMAISALIEPTAIVVFAALAFAFKTTSIPEMFRGALTSTVLVDSVLIPICVSLFIVLIVESARVPVDNPETHLELTMVHEAMILEQSGKNLALMELSGAMKQLLLMGLLINVLVPWGLATEFSVVAILISLGAFMFKAIILAVIIGVFESSCAKSRFFRLPGLFALALFLSIITLILEVFA, encoded by the coding sequence ATGACGGATCTGACACTCGTATTATACGGGATACTGAACGTGGCATTCACAGTGATGCTTGCACCCCTCTTCATCAGCCTCATCAAAAAAGTCAAAGCCTTCGCCCAAAAAAGGCAAGGTCCACCCCTACTGCAGACCTACCGCAATCTGGCAAAACTGTTCAAGAAGGAAACGGTTTATTCCGAGAATTCATCGTGGATCATGCGGATTACACCGCTGATAAACATCGCTGCCCTGCTGGTGGCAAGTCTTTTTGTTCCAATGCTGGTCATTCCACACCCCACCGACTTAGTCGGCAACATAATCCTCTTCATTTACCTGTTGGCGTTGGCGAAGTTTTTCATGGCTCTCTCAGGCCTTGATGCAGGCAGCACATTTGGCGGCATGGGGAGCAGCCGGGAAATGGCGATATCTGCGCTTATTGAGCCCACAGCTATCGTGGTGTTCGCCGCGTTGGCTTTCGCCTTTAAAACCACCAGTATCCCCGAAATGTTTCGGGGCGCCTTAACCTCCACAGTGCTTGTGGACTCCGTTCTCATCCCCATCTGTGTCTCGCTCTTCATCGTGCTTATCGTGGAGTCTGCACGGGTGCCAGTGGATAACCCTGAAACCCACCTTGAACTCACTATGGTTCATGAAGCGATGATTTTGGAGCAATCGGGCAAAAATTTGGCGCTGATGGAACTCTCCGGCGCCATGAAGCAACTTCTCCTCATGGGTTTACTCATCAACGTTCTCGTTCCATGGGGATTAGCAACAGAATTCTCTGTGGTCGCCATCCTGATTTCGCTTGGCGCCTTCATGTTTAAGGCAATAATACTCGCAGTCATTATCGGTGTCTTTGAATCGTCCTGCGCCAAATCACGCTTTTTCCGTCTGCCCGGACTCTTCGCTCTGGCGCTGTTTCTTTCCATTATCACGTTGATTCTCGAGGTATTCGCATGA
- a CDS encoding hydrogenase subunit: protein MIIAPAEDITQILIVLVLATAAIILVKRNLRSLIQTYAFQSALLAVMALLFFVETGIWTLLGLAILIIVSKVVVIPYFMGQIQRRLHIKRDVQFHFLSPITSLFVSIFIVLFVYLSFSTLIAPLNIFDGSLFFLGAATGMSLMFMGMMVIFTRKQTITNIVGYLTMENGVVLFSLFLTELPLLIEVLIVVDLIMLTLLATILAFGIDSTIEEFHSRLNIFQETTKKLQQPRDGRLEDIEATPKQPKEAKE from the coding sequence ATGATTATTGCTCCTGCTGAAGATATCACTCAAATCCTCATTGTTCTTGTGCTCGCTACCGCAGCCATTATCCTTGTCAAGAGGAATCTACGTTCGCTCATCCAAACCTACGCATTTCAATCAGCGTTGCTTGCGGTTATGGCGTTGCTGTTTTTTGTGGAAACAGGCATCTGGACGCTTCTCGGCTTAGCAATCCTGATTATAGTCAGCAAAGTCGTCGTCATTCCCTACTTTATGGGGCAGATACAAAGAAGGCTTCACATTAAACGGGATGTCCAATTCCATTTCCTCTCCCCCATAACTTCACTGTTTGTCAGCATTTTCATAGTTCTGTTTGTTTACCTATCCTTCTCCACCTTGATTGCCCCCCTCAACATCTTCGACGGCAGCCTTTTCTTCCTCGGCGCGGCAACAGGGATGTCTCTTATGTTCATGGGCATGATGGTCATATTCACCCGTAAACAAACCATCACAAACATCGTGGGCTACCTCACCATGGAAAATGGCGTAGTCCTATTCAGCCTCTTTTTAACTGAACTGCCCCTGCTAATCGAGGTCCTCATAGTTGTTGACTTAATCATGTTGACTTTGCTGGCGACGATATTGGCTTTTGGGATAGACTCAACCATAGAGGAGTTCCATTCGCGCCTCAACATTTTTCAAGAAACCACCAAGAAACTGCAGCAACCCCGCGATGGACGCTTAGAGGACATTGAAGCAACCCCAAAACAGCCCAAGGAGGCTAAAGAATGA
- a CDS encoding class I SAM-dependent methyltransferase produces MEFFDLMSISHRYMELLNPTTPQKILQLGKLLKLKKGSRVIDFGCGCANPLTLWAEEYGITGVGIDISRDFCSRAREKLAKEGLSDQIEIVCSPGTDYVFEEGAFDAATCIGATFVFGGFQQTIQAMKRAIHKNGRLGIGETYWLNNQVPPQYAQKQTTTYTEPELAEFTRNEGFELEYIIRSSRDDWDRYISDSWYGLIRWLEENPRHPDYAQVFKFFRADQDDYLQYQSQSMGWAMYCLAPLKPHPLDIKP; encoded by the coding sequence ATGGAATTCTTTGACCTCATGAGCATCTCCCACCGCTATATGGAATTACTCAACCCGACAACCCCCCAAAAAATCCTCCAACTCGGCAAACTGCTTAAACTCAAAAAAGGCAGCAGAGTAATCGACTTCGGCTGCGGCTGCGCCAACCCCCTTACTCTGTGGGCAGAGGAATATGGCATCACCGGCGTTGGCATCGACATATCCAGAGATTTCTGCAGCCGCGCCAGGGAAAAGCTGGCTAAGGAAGGCTTATCTGACCAAATCGAAATCGTATGCTCCCCCGGAACCGACTACGTGTTCGAAGAAGGAGCTTTCGACGCCGCAACATGTATTGGGGCAACTTTTGTTTTCGGCGGCTTCCAGCAGACAATCCAGGCGATGAAGCGGGCAATACATAAAAATGGACGCCTCGGCATCGGCGAAACATATTGGCTTAACAATCAGGTACCTCCCCAGTATGCCCAGAAACAGACAACCACCTACACGGAGCCAGAGCTGGCAGAATTCACCCGAAACGAAGGCTTTGAACTCGAATATATCATCCGTTCCAGCCGCGATGATTGGGACAGATACATCTCGGACAGTTGGTATGGGTTGATACGTTGGCTGGAAGAAAACCCCCGCCACCCAGATTATGCGCAGGTGTTCAAATTCTTCCGCGCTGACCAGGATGACTATTTACAGTATCAAAGTCAAAGTATGGGTTGGGCAATGTACTGCCTCGCCCCACTCAAACCTCATCCACTAGACATTAAACCATAA
- a CDS encoding DUF523 domain-containing protein yields MKLVSACLLGVNCNFQAQNWANPELQWEFLRGNLFPICPEVLGGLCVPRVPSEIVGGNGSDVLDGKAHVLSMEGKDVTDAFLKGAYTALAIAQSVGATEALLIEKSPSCGCGRIFDGTFTEKFKAGDGVTAALLKRHGIKVTTIPAKKA; encoded by the coding sequence ATGAAACTCGTCTCTGCCTGCCTGCTGGGCGTCAACTGCAACTTCCAAGCCCAAAACTGGGCAAATCCAGAGCTGCAATGGGAGTTTTTACGCGGCAACCTATTCCCCATCTGCCCCGAAGTCCTCGGCGGCCTCTGCGTGCCCCGGGTGCCCTCCGAAATCGTAGGCGGAAACGGCTCCGACGTACTCGACGGCAAAGCCCACGTCCTAAGCATGGAAGGCAAAGACGTCACCGACGCATTCCTCAAAGGCGCCTACACGGCGCTTGCCATAGCCCAATCCGTCGGCGCAACCGAAGCGCTGCTTATCGAGAAAAGCCCCAGTTGCGGCTGCGGCAGAATCTTCGACGGCACCTTCACCGAGAAATTCAAAGCAGGCGACGGCGTCACCGCGGCACTGCTTAAACGCCACGGCATAAAGGTAACCACCATACCCGCAAAAAAAGCCTAA
- a CDS encoding zinc ribbon domain-containing protein has translation MYCPNCGVEIRKLVNFCPNCRFCLEKILPLMSPAAIRDNKVYLNASNAEGQSHFKAYNVNTIRQTHKRAYEKWTDNEDTELTLGFHQGLTIPQLAEKHRRQEGGIKSRLQKLNLT, from the coding sequence TTGTATTGCCCAAACTGCGGAGTAGAGATTAGGAAATTAGTTAATTTTTGTCCAAATTGCAGATTTTGCTTAGAAAAAATTTTGCCGCTTATGAGCCCAGCGGCTATTCGAGATAATAAGGTTTATCTTAATGCTTCTAATGCCGAAGGGCAATCCCACTTTAAAGCCTATAATGTAAACACAATCAGACAAACGCATAAGAGAGCATACGAAAAATGGACTGACAATGAAGACACCGAATTAACTCTCGGTTTTCATCAAGGTTTAACTATACCGCAATTGGCTGAAAAGCACCGAAGACAAGAAGGCGGAATAAAATCAAGACTTCAAAAATTAAATTTGACATAA
- a CDS encoding proton-conducting transporter membrane subunit, translating into MLEILFPIGLTVFFLAIILPPIGTRVTKGKIPRQTSLLCTFIASISIVIFSTETVLTGKSTSYVAYQITPAFQFAFAIDRLAAFFLFIVSIVSVAVAVYSIPYVEHLKHENRRNMLVSLMNVFVVSMLLVVASSTMFSFLFFWEIMALASFLLVMTEYEKQETQKAGIFYFIMTHLSTLFLLFAFLFIYTATGTFNIQNIQASQWVTSIAFIFLFLAFGIKAGIIPFHKWLPYAHPASPSNISALMSGVMIKVAIYGLVRFVLLMPLQLWWGMLILAVGATSAVLGVIYALKEHDIKRLLAYHSIENIGIILIGLGLYVIFTASNLPLIGLLALAGGLFHTLNHALFKSLLFLTSGSIVNATGTRNIEEMGGLIKRMPATTVLFLIGAISISALPPFNGFVSELMIFQAFFQSYALANPFLELLIIVALAVFALTSALAAACFVKAFGITFLALPRSQETRNAQESPKLMLAGPAILAALCIGLGIFSLQIFGLLGYSFQLPNMLLVGAILAVMYGATFFALREFACKRERIAETWGCGIPVQNSKMEYTASGFSEPIVTILKSIFRTQKISERTFSDDHKVIFKEGKAEIRLMKFFEERLYLPVANIVRWVALKVNNIQRGDVDLHVAYAFATIVIFLLIIWWFA; encoded by the coding sequence ATGTTAGAGATTCTGTTTCCAATAGGTTTAACAGTATTTTTTCTTGCAATCATTTTGCCGCCGATAGGTACAAGGGTAACTAAAGGCAAAATCCCACGGCAAACATCTCTCCTATGCACCTTCATCGCAAGCATAAGTATTGTAATTTTTTCTACAGAAACAGTCCTTACCGGCAAAAGCACTTCCTATGTGGCGTACCAGATAACACCCGCGTTCCAATTCGCCTTCGCAATTGACAGGTTAGCCGCGTTTTTCCTATTCATAGTAAGCATAGTTTCGGTGGCAGTTGCGGTTTACTCAATTCCATACGTTGAGCACTTGAAGCATGAAAACAGGCGCAACATGCTTGTTTCCCTCATGAACGTCTTTGTTGTATCGATGCTTCTGGTTGTTGCTTCATCAACCATGTTCTCCTTCTTGTTTTTCTGGGAAATCATGGCTCTCGCCTCATTCCTCCTGGTTATGACCGAGTATGAAAAGCAGGAAACCCAGAAAGCAGGCATATTCTACTTTATCATGACACATCTCAGTACACTCTTTCTACTCTTCGCTTTTCTATTCATCTACACGGCTACAGGCACCTTTAACATCCAGAATATACAAGCAAGCCAATGGGTTACATCAATTGCTTTTATCTTCCTGTTCCTCGCCTTCGGCATCAAAGCCGGCATCATTCCCTTCCACAAGTGGCTTCCATACGCTCACCCAGCAAGCCCCAGCAACATATCCGCACTCATGTCCGGAGTAATGATAAAAGTCGCCATATACGGCTTAGTCCGCTTTGTTCTGCTTATGCCCCTGCAGTTATGGTGGGGCATGCTTATCCTTGCCGTGGGAGCAACCTCAGCAGTCCTAGGCGTTATCTACGCATTGAAGGAACATGACATAAAACGCTTGCTCGCCTACCACAGCATAGAAAACATAGGCATAATCCTCATCGGTTTAGGCTTATACGTCATATTCACAGCTTCAAATCTCCCCCTCATCGGACTGCTCGCATTGGCAGGCGGCCTCTTCCACACCCTCAACCATGCCCTCTTCAAAAGCCTCCTCTTCCTCACCAGCGGAAGCATAGTTAACGCCACAGGAACCCGCAACATCGAGGAAATGGGCGGATTAATCAAACGCATGCCCGCCACCACAGTGCTCTTCCTCATCGGCGCAATCTCCATCTCCGCGCTGCCACCCTTCAATGGCTTCGTCAGTGAACTGATGATCTTCCAGGCTTTCTTCCAATCCTACGCCTTAGCCAACCCCTTCCTTGAATTACTCATAATTGTGGCGTTGGCAGTGTTCGCCCTCACCAGCGCGTTGGCAGCCGCATGCTTCGTGAAGGCCTTCGGAATCACCTTCCTGGCCCTCCCCCGTTCACAAGAAACAAGAAACGCCCAAGAATCACCCAAGCTAATGCTGGCTGGACCCGCAATTTTGGCGGCGCTATGCATTGGACTGGGGATTTTCTCGCTTCAAATCTTTGGTTTGTTAGGCTACAGTTTTCAGTTACCTAACATGCTGCTTGTAGGCGCAATCCTTGCCGTCATGTATGGCGCTACTTTTTTTGCCCTAAGAGAGTTCGCATGCAAACGGGAACGCATTGCTGAAACCTGGGGCTGCGGTATCCCCGTGCAAAACAGCAAAATGGAATACACCGCCTCTGGCTTCTCTGAGCCAATCGTTACCATCCTCAAATCGATCTTCCGCACCCAAAAGATATCCGAACGCACCTTCAGCGACGACCACAAAGTTATTTTCAAAGAGGGGAAAGCTGAAATTCGTCTTATGAAATTTTTTGAAGAACGCCTCTATCTGCCAGTCGCTAACATAGTTCGTTGGGTGGCGCTTAAAGTTAATAATATTCAGCGTGGCGACGTTGACTTGCATGTTGCCTACGCATTTGCAACTATAGTGATTTTCCTCTTGATTATCTGGTGGTTTGCATGA